In Mycetocola spongiae, the genomic stretch TGGAGGTTCACCTCCTCGGCGATTGCCCCGTGGGCCCCGGCGGCCCAGAACGCCTGTTCCTCCGGGGTGGGTGCGAGCCTGCTGGCCTCGGCCAGCGCCCGGGAATAATCCCGCAGATACAGGGTGTCCTGCGCGAGATAATCCCGGAATATCGGGGCCGGCAGGGAGCCCTCGGCGAGGCCGCGGATAAAGTCGAGGCCGTAGATTTTTTCGCGAATCGGGGCGATGTCCGCCCACCACTGCGTGCGCACCTCTTCCGGGGTGGGCGCGGTGATCAGGCCGCCGCGCTCCCAGAGCCCGGCAAAATGGTGAATTGGGCCGTTCCCGCCGCCCACCGCGAGGGTATCGGCCGCGCGCAGCGACTCATCAAGCCAGGACTTGGCGTGCGCCAGCGCGCCCTCCCAGTCCTCCCCGCGGGCCCTCAGCGTGGCGAGGGCCGAGGACAGCGAGCATCCGGTGCCGTGGGTATTCTCGGTGGCGATGCGCGGGGAGACCCGCTCGGAGCGCAGCGCACCGCCGCGCAGCGCACCGCTCGCATCCACCAGGGCATCCGGGGCATCATCGCCTGCCAGGTGTCCCCCCTTGGCCAGGACGGGGACGCCCAGCGCCCGCGAGACCCGCTCGGCCTGCGCCAGGACGGCCTCCCAGTCCCCCGCCACCGGCTCGCCCGCGAGCACCGCGAGTTCCGGGAGGTTGGGGGTGATCAGATCCGCGCGCCGCGCGAGATCCCGCAGCGCCCGTTCGGCCTCGGGGGCGAGGAGCCGATCGCCGCTGCTCGCGATCATCACCGGGTCGAGGACCACCACGGGTGGTTTCACGCGGTCAAGCCAGGCCGCCACCTCCGCGATGAGCGACTCCTCGGCGAGCATTCCGATCTTCACCGCGTCGATAATAACGTCATCCGAGACGGCGTCCAGCTGCTCGCGCAAAAACGCGGCCGGCGGAATATGAACCGCGCGCACGCCGCGGGTATTCTGGGCCACCAGCGCGGTGACCACGGCCATGCCATAACCGCCCTGGGCGGCGATTGATTTCAGATCGGCCTGGATCCCGGCACCACCCGAGGGATCGGTGCCGGCGATGGAGAGAATACGGGGAATCCCGGTATGAGTCATGTGATTGCTCCTTGAAGTTTTTTCGCGCGGGGCGCGGGCGCGGGAATCCGCGGCCGAGCGCCCCTGTCTGCCGTGACGGGTAGTTTGGGTCGGCGCTCAGGCGCGGCGGCCCGGGTGGTCCCATGCGGCGCGCAGCTCGCGCGCGGCGGATTCGGGATCGCTGGCGCGGCAGATCGCCGAGACCACGGCGGCCCCCGCCGCCCCGGCCCCGCGCAGCGCGGGCAGATCCCGCGCCTGCACGCCGCCGATCACCACCGCGGGGAGGCCACCGTGCCGCGCCGCGCGGGCATGGGTGAGCAGCGCGGCCACACGCTCATGGCCCAGTGCGGGTGGCGCGTCCTGTTTGGTCTGCGTGGTGTGCAGCGCCCCGATCCCGATATGGTCCACGCGGGCGGGATCGGTTGCGGCCGCGGTGATCTGTGCCTCGGTCGCGGCGCTAATGCCCAGCAGTGCGTCCGGGCCGATCAGGGCACGCACCTGCCCGGCGGGAAGATCGCCCTGGCCCACGTGCATGCCATCCACCCGGGCCCCGGCATTTTGGGCGGCGAGGAACACGTCCACGCGATCGTTTACGATCAGCGCCACGTGGTCCGGGAGCACCGCGGAGAGGGCGATCACGAGTGCAAGAAACTCGCGTGCGCTGAGCTCCTTCTCGCGGATCTGTACCGCGCGGACGCCGCCGCGCACGGCCGCGGCGACGGTGTCCAGGACGTCGCGGCCGGCCGCGCGGGACTGGCCCGCATCGGTCACCAGGTAGACGCTCAGATCGGGCACGGCGCTCATGAGATGCGCGCCCGGGTGCGCAGGTCCGCGGCGTCCACCGCGGCCAGGGCATCGAGGAATTGCACCGCGAAGCTCCCGGGACCCGCGGCCGTGGCCGCGAGTTCCGCCGCCACGCAATACGTGGTGATCGCCGCGACCGTGGCCACCAGGGGGTCCGCGGTGACCGCGGCGAACGCGGCCATCACCGCGCCCAGCGCGCAGCCGCCGCCGGTGATGCGCGTGAGGAGCTCATCGCCATTGGCCAGGCGCACCGGGGTGCCGCCATCGGTCACGATATCCACGGGTCCGGACACGGCCACCACGGCGCCGCTGCGCCGGGCGAGGGTGCGCGCGGCCTCCGTGGCCGCCTCCACCGGATCGGAGCTGTCCACCCCGCGGCCGCCCGCGCCCATCCCTGCCAGCGCCAGGATCTCGGAGGCATTGCCGCGGATGATCGCGGGCCGACCGTCGAGCAGGCGGTGCGCCAGCTCGGTGCGCAGGGCGAGGACACCCACCGCCACGGGGTCCAGGACCCAGGGGGTGCCGGCCGTGCCCGCGGCGGCGACCGCCTCCACCGCGGCCTCCCGCTGCGCTGCATGCGGGGTGCCCAGGTTGATCAGCAGGCCATCGGCGAGCCCGGCAAAGGGCCCGGCCTCGCCCGGCACATCGGCCATCGCCGGGGAGGCCCCGAGCGCCAGCAGCGCATTGGCGGTGAAGCCCTGCACCACCGTATTGGTGATGTTTTGGATCAGTGGCGCGCGGCGGCGCACCTCGTCCAGGGCAAA encodes the following:
- a CDS encoding bifunctional hydroxymethylpyrimidine kinase/phosphomethylpyrimidine kinase; the encoded protein is MTHTGIPRILSIAGTDPSGGAGIQADLKSIAAQGGYGMAVVTALVAQNTRGVRAVHIPPAAFLREQLDAVSDDVIIDAVKIGMLAEESLIAEVAAWLDRVKPPVVVLDPVMIASSGDRLLAPEAERALRDLARRADLITPNLPELAVLAGEPVAGDWEAVLAQAERVSRALGVPVLAKGGHLAGDDAPDALVDASGALRGGALRSERVSPRIATENTHGTGCSLSSALATLRARGEDWEGALAHAKSWLDESLRAADTLAVGGGNGPIHHFAGLWERGGLITAPTPEEVRTQWWADIAPIREKIYGLDFIRGLAEGSLPAPIFRDYLAQDTLYLRDYSRALAEASRLAPTPEEQAFWAAGAHGAIAEEVNLHATWLDTEGTPLPAAEPETVAYLDHLLASSARGEYDVLIAALLPCYWLYHDVGTRLHASSHPEHPYRSWLDTYADEAFAVANARAIELVSGRAARATPAVRERMYRAFELSSRHEERFFAAPVERAR
- the thiE gene encoding thiamine phosphate synthase, whose protein sequence is MPDLSVYLVTDAGQSRAAGRDVLDTVAAAVRGGVRAVQIREKELSAREFLALVIALSAVLPDHVALIVNDRVDVFLAAQNAGARVDGMHVGQGDLPAGQVRALIGPDALLGISAATEAQITAAATDPARVDHIGIGALHTTQTKQDAPPALGHERVAALLTHARAARHGGLPAVVIGGVQARDLPALRGAGAAGAAVVSAICRASDPESAARELRAAWDHPGRRA
- the thiM gene encoding hydroxyethylthiazole kinase, translated to MTRTPENLISATIFALDEVRRRAPLIQNITNTVVQGFTANALLALGASPAMADVPGEAGPFAGLADGLLINLGTPHAAQREAAVEAVAAAGTAGTPWVLDPVAVGVLALRTELAHRLLDGRPAIIRGNASEILALAGMGAGGRGVDSSDPVEAATEAARTLARRSGAVVAVSGPVDIVTDGGTPVRLANGDELLTRITGGGCALGAVMAAFAAVTADPLVATVAAITTYCVAAELAATAAGPGSFAVQFLDALAAVDAADLRTRARIS